One Symphalangus syndactylus isolate Jambi chromosome 10, NHGRI_mSymSyn1-v2.1_pri, whole genome shotgun sequence genomic region harbors:
- the NKX2-6 gene encoding homeobox protein Nkx-2.6, producing MLLSPVTSTPFSVKDILRLERERSCPAASPNPGVRKSPENFQYLRMDPEPRGPEVHNAGGGGGDRKLDGSEPPGGPCEAVLEMDAERMGEPQPGLSAPSPLGGGTRVPERGVGNSGDSVQGGRSEQPKARQRRKPRVLFSQTQVLALERRFKQQRYLSAPEREHLASALQLTSTQVKIWFQNRRYKCKRQRQDKSLELAGHPLTPRRVAVPVLVRDGKPCLGPGPGSPAFPSPYGAAVSPYSCYGGYTGAPYGSGYGSCYAGAPSGPAPHTPLASAGFGHGGQNATPQGHLAATLQGVRAW from the exons ATGCTGCTGAGCCCAGTCACCTCTACCCCCTTCTCGGTCAAGGACATTCTGCGACTGGAGCGCGAGCGGAGCTGCCCCGCGGCTTCGCCAAATCCGGGGGTGCGGAAGAGCCCGGAAAACTTTCAGTACCTGAGAATGGACCCAGAGCCGCGAGGGCCAGAGGTTCACAACGCTGGTGGCGGCGGCGGTGACAGAAAGCTGGACGGTTCGGAGCCTCCTGGGGGTCCCTGTGAGGCAGTCTTGGAGATGGACGCGGAACGGATGGGGGAGCCAC AGCCCGGCCTAAGCGCGCCCTCGCCCCTCGGCGGCGGGACCAGGGTGCCAGAGCGCGGCGTTGGCAACAGCGGCGACAGCGTGCAGGGTGGCCGCTCCGAGCAGCCCAAGGCGCGGCAACGACGGAAGCCGCGCGTGCTCTTTTCGCAGACGCAGGTGCTGGCCCTGGAGCGGCGCTTCAAGCAGCAGCGGTACCTGTCAGCGCCCGAGCGCGAGCACCTGGCCAGCGCGCTACAGCTCACGTCCACGCAGGTCAAGATCTGGTTCCAGAACCGACGCTACAAATGCAAGAGACAGCGCCAGGACAAGTCGCTGGAACTGGCCGGCCACCCTCTAACTCCGCGCCGAGTGGCGGTGCCCGTCCTGGTGCGCGATGGCAAGCCCTGCCTGGGCCCGGGGCCCGGTTcacctgccttccccagcccctacGGTGCCGCAGTGTCGCCCTATTCTTGCTACGGAGGCTACACCGGAGCACCCTACGGCTCAGGCTACGGCAGCTGCTACGCGGGTGCGCCCTCGGGTCCTGCGCCTCACACACCACTGGCCAGCGCGGGCTTCGGACACGGTGGCCAGAATGCCACCCCGCAGGGCCATCTGGCAGCCACGCTGCAGGGCGTCAGGGCCTGGTGA